Proteins co-encoded in one alpha proteobacterium HIMB5 genomic window:
- a CDS encoding protein with thioredoxin-like domain protein (PFAM: DSBA-like thioredoxin domain): protein MKIKVYADTICGWCFIGQTNLEKALEDYKDKKIEVEHVPFQLNPDMPESGISRSDYLNIKFGGKELAAPMYASMTQKAKEVGLNFNLEKIIKTPNTVLSHLLILLAKDNGKENEIKKEIYTSYFIMGEDIGDENILFKIAERNNISKEKVINYFSEINKNKIYSYQNIAKEKNISGVPFFEINDQYVSGAQSSEYLKNFIKENLN, encoded by the coding sequence ATGAAAATTAAAGTTTACGCAGATACAATATGTGGCTGGTGTTTTATAGGTCAAACAAACCTAGAAAAAGCATTGGAAGATTACAAAGATAAAAAGATAGAAGTTGAACACGTACCTTTTCAACTAAATCCTGATATGCCTGAAAGTGGAATATCAAGAAGTGATTATCTAAATATCAAATTTGGTGGTAAGGAATTAGCGGCCCCGATGTATGCATCAATGACACAAAAAGCAAAAGAAGTTGGATTAAATTTTAATTTAGAAAAAATAATTAAAACACCAAATACTGTTCTTTCACATTTACTGATTTTATTAGCAAAGGATAATGGAAAAGAAAATGAAATCAAAAAAGAGATTTATACAAGCTACTTTATAATGGGTGAAGATATTGGTGATGAAAACATATTATTTAAAATAGCTGAACGTAACAATATTTCAAAAGAAAAAGTTATTAATTATTTTTCAGAGATTAATAAAAATAAAATTTACTCTTATCAAAACATTGCAAAGGAAAAAAATATTTCGGGAGTTCCTTTTTTTGAAATTAATGATCAATACGTATCAGGTGCACAAAGCTCTGAGTATTTAAAAAATTTTATTAAAGAAAATTTAAACTAA
- a CDS encoding FAD-binding protein, DNA photolyase family (PFAM: FAD binding domain of DNA photolyase) produces MNFIPTRASALEKLNYFIENGLKDYSKARNFDYGPDKRDNTSCLSPYISHGAINEIEVIKKSLNKFSFSKNEKFIQEVLWRTYWKGWLELRPNVWTDFLVELNSIKNKYKDNENYLDAIEGNTNIECFNYWVKELKDTNYLHNHTRMWFASIWIFTLDLPWQLGAEFFLEHLLDGDPASNTLGWRWVAGIQTQGKHYLASEWNIKKFTNNRFNQIKLNENATPKISEKTYTIIKQDFINPSIDEQKTLVIFDNNLSFESSNFTDTQFKKIILIKQNNENREIKLSENVVKFKELLNEDQKKRLKQKNIECQILDINDLKNIDEDFYILYPSIGESLDFLIKLNLKNYQFLYRSLDSFSWQFCNKGFFNFKNHIPKIVSKFT; encoded by the coding sequence ATGAATTTTATTCCTACAAGAGCTTCAGCTCTAGAAAAATTAAATTATTTCATTGAAAATGGATTAAAAGATTATTCAAAAGCCAGAAACTTTGATTATGGGCCTGATAAAAGAGACAATACATCTTGTCTTTCACCCTATATTTCACATGGTGCTATAAATGAAATCGAGGTTATTAAAAAATCACTAAACAAATTTTCTTTTTCAAAAAATGAAAAATTTATTCAAGAAGTTTTATGGAGAACATATTGGAAAGGGTGGTTAGAATTACGTCCAAATGTATGGACAGATTTTTTAGTAGAATTGAATTCAATAAAAAACAAATACAAGGATAATGAAAATTATCTTGATGCTATTGAAGGTAATACAAATATTGAATGTTTTAATTATTGGGTAAAAGAACTAAAAGATACAAATTATCTACACAACCATACCAGGATGTGGTTTGCTAGTATTTGGATTTTTACATTAGATTTACCTTGGCAGCTGGGAGCAGAATTTTTTTTAGAACATTTATTAGACGGTGATCCAGCTTCAAATACGCTTGGATGGCGATGGGTTGCAGGTATACAAACTCAAGGAAAGCATTATTTGGCTTCTGAATGGAATATTAAAAAATTTACAAATAATAGATTTAATCAAATAAAGCTTAATGAAAACGCTACTCCTAAAATTAGTGAAAAAACATATACGATAATCAAACAAGACTTTATCAATCCATCAATTGATGAACAAAAAACTTTGGTAATTTTTGATAATAATCTTTCTTTTGAAAGTTCAAATTTCACTGACACTCAATTTAAAAAAATTATTCTAATTAAACAAAATAATGAAAATAGAGAAATAAAGTTAAGTGAAAACGTAGTGAAATTTAAGGAGCTTTTAAATGAAGATCAAAAAAAACGGTTGAAACAAAAAAATATTGAATGTCAAATATTAGACATCAATGATTTAAAAAATATTGATGAGGATTTCTATATTTTATATCCATCAATTGGAGAAAGTTTGGATTTTTTAATAAAGCTTAATCTTAAAAATTATCAATTTTTATACAGAAGCTTAGATTCTTTTTCTTGGCAATTCTGTAACAAAGGTTTTTTTAATTTTAAAAATCATATTCCTAAAATCGTAAGCAAGTTTACATAA
- a CDS encoding argininosuccinate synthase (PFAM: Arginosuccinate synthase~TIGRFAM: argininosuccinate synthase) encodes MNSKKKIVLAYSGGLDTSIILKWLQENYNAEVICYTADVGQEIDRKKIFRNAKKLGVKNIIIQDLKDIFVKDYVYPMIRGHAIYEGVYLLGTSIARPLIAKDQIRVAKKYKAYAVSHGATGKGNDQVRFELGYHYFGPKIKVIAPWRIWNLKSRTDLINYAKKNNIEIPKDKKGAPPFSVDDNLFHTSTEGKALEDPKNFAPEFIFQRTVSPEKAPNKPSFVMINFKNGDPIGVNGKKLSPSKLLQKLNLIAGKNGVGRVDLVENRFLGIKSRGVYETPGGTLLIIAHRAIESVTLDKETMHKKDEIMSRYAELIYNGYWFSKERIKLQKIVDLKKSKVNGSVKLKLYKGNVIIHSRITKSNAYSMKKVSFEENKSFNKKNVERFINFHKTKL; translated from the coding sequence ATGAATTCTAAGAAAAAAATTGTATTAGCCTACTCTGGCGGCTTAGATACATCTATTATTTTAAAATGGCTTCAAGAAAATTATAATGCTGAAGTTATTTGCTATACTGCAGATGTGGGGCAAGAAATAGATAGAAAAAAAATCTTTAGAAATGCAAAAAAGCTAGGTGTTAAAAATATCATTATTCAAGATCTTAAAGATATTTTTGTAAAAGATTATGTTTATCCAATGATTAGGGGACATGCTATTTATGAAGGTGTTTATCTATTAGGTACTTCAATTGCAAGGCCGCTCATTGCAAAAGATCAGATTAGAGTTGCAAAAAAATACAAAGCTTATGCTGTATCACACGGAGCCACTGGAAAAGGGAATGATCAAGTTAGATTCGAATTGGGTTATCATTATTTTGGTCCTAAAATAAAAGTAATTGCTCCTTGGAGAATATGGAATTTAAAATCAAGAACTGATTTAATTAATTATGCTAAGAAAAATAATATTGAAATACCAAAAGATAAAAAAGGAGCGCCACCCTTTTCAGTAGATGATAATTTATTTCATACTTCTACTGAAGGTAAAGCTTTGGAAGATCCAAAAAATTTTGCACCAGAATTTATATTTCAAAGAACAGTGTCTCCTGAAAAAGCTCCAAACAAGCCCTCTTTTGTGATGATAAATTTCAAGAATGGAGATCCTATTGGTGTTAATGGAAAAAAATTAAGCCCTTCTAAATTATTACAGAAACTTAATTTAATCGCTGGAAAAAATGGTGTTGGGAGAGTTGATTTAGTTGAGAATAGATTTTTAGGAATTAAGTCTCGTGGAGTATATGAAACACCTGGTGGAACTCTGTTAATTATCGCACATAGAGCAATTGAGTCTGTAACGCTAGATAAAGAAACTATGCATAAAAAAGATGAAATTATGTCTAGATATGCAGAACTAATTTACAATGGATATTGGTTTTCAAAGGAAAGAATTAAACTTCAAAAAATAGTTGATTTAAAAAAAAGCAAGGTAAATGGCTCTGTGAAGTTAAAACTTTACAAAGGTAATGTGATAATTCATTCAAGAATTACAAAAAGTAATGCCTATTCAATGAAAAAAGTGTCCTTTGAAGAAAATAAATCTTTTAATAAAAAAAATGTTGAAAGATTTATAAATTTTCACAAAACAAAACTATAA
- a CDS encoding aldo/keto reductase family protein (PFAM: Aldo/keto reductase family) has product MNYKKLGNTDIDVSTICLGTMTWGEQNTQEEGFEQMDFALDQGVNFWDTAELYAVPPKEETFGHTEIVIGNWFEKTKKRDKVILATKVAGPARDYIRNGENNYGIKNITIALNDSLKRLKTDYIDLYQLHWPERKTNMFGRLGYEHKEDDNWNKFEDVLGNLQKFVKEGKIREVGLSNETPWGVNKCLQLSRENDLPRMMSIQNPYSLLNRSYEVGLAEISIRDEIGLLAYSPLASGYLTGKYRNNQMPKNSRLERDGDFWTRYNKPNTTKAVEAYYEISKKHNIDFTQMSLKFCEIQPFMTSVIIGATTMEQLKTNIESVNVKLTDEVIEEINEVQKIYPNPCP; this is encoded by the coding sequence ATGAATTATAAAAAACTAGGAAATACTGACATTGACGTTAGCACAATTTGTCTCGGTACAATGACTTGGGGTGAACAAAATACTCAAGAAGAAGGTTTTGAACAAATGGATTTTGCATTGGACCAAGGGGTAAATTTTTGGGATACGGCAGAATTATATGCTGTCCCACCAAAAGAAGAAACTTTTGGTCATACTGAAATAGTAATTGGAAATTGGTTTGAAAAAACAAAAAAAAGAGACAAAGTAATATTAGCAACAAAAGTAGCTGGACCGGCAAGAGATTACATTAGAAATGGTGAAAATAATTATGGAATTAAGAATATAACAATTGCTTTAAATGACAGTCTTAAAAGATTAAAGACCGATTACATAGACCTCTACCAACTACATTGGCCTGAAAGAAAAACAAATATGTTTGGTCGTTTAGGTTATGAACATAAAGAAGATGATAACTGGAATAAGTTTGAAGATGTTCTTGGAAATTTACAAAAATTTGTGAAAGAAGGAAAAATAAGAGAGGTGGGACTTTCTAATGAAACTCCATGGGGAGTGAATAAATGCCTTCAGCTTTCAAGGGAAAATGATTTACCAAGAATGATGTCTATTCAAAATCCGTATAGCTTATTAAATAGATCTTATGAAGTTGGATTAGCAGAAATCTCTATAAGAGATGAAATTGGATTATTAGCTTATTCTCCATTAGCAAGTGGCTATCTAACAGGGAAATATAGAAACAACCAAATGCCTAAAAATTCTAGATTAGAGAGGGATGGTGATTTTTGGACGAGATACAATAAACCCAATACAACTAAAGCTGTTGAAGCTTATTATGAAATTTCAAAAAAACATAACATCGATTTTACACAAATGTCTTTGAAATTTTGTGAAATCCAACCATTTATGACTAGTGTAATAATTGGAGCAACTACAATGGAACAGTTGAAAACTAATATAGAAAGTGTAAATGTAAAATTAACTGATGAAGTTATTGAAGAAATTAATGAAGTTCAAAAAATTTACCCTAACCCATGCCCATGA
- a CDS encoding hypothetical protein (PFAM: Uncharacterised protein family UPF0005): MNLDRENMIKSQQAQQAAAVMDEGLRAYMLKVYNYMATGILLTGIVSLITFKMAVVSVSSTGIVLTGFGNAIYNSALMWVVMLAPLAIVFYMSFGINKMGFAKAQTLFWVYAGLMGLSLSSILLVYTGASIARVFFITAATFGAMSIYGYTTKRDLTKFGSFLMMGLIGIIIASLVNIFMKSSMMYFVISVLGVLIFVGLTAYDTQKIKNMYVASDSGELMGKKAVMGALTLYLDFINLMIMLLRLFGQRR, translated from the coding sequence ATGAATTTAGATAGAGAAAATATGATTAAATCGCAACAGGCTCAACAAGCTGCTGCGGTAATGGATGAAGGTTTAAGAGCCTACATGCTTAAAGTTTACAATTACATGGCAACTGGAATTTTATTGACTGGAATAGTCTCGTTAATAACTTTTAAAATGGCAGTTGTGTCAGTTTCAAGCACAGGAATAGTTTTAACTGGGTTTGGAAATGCGATTTATAATTCTGCTTTGATGTGGGTGGTGATGTTAGCTCCTTTAGCAATCGTATTTTATATGAGTTTTGGAATTAACAAAATGGGTTTTGCAAAAGCTCAAACTTTATTTTGGGTTTATGCCGGACTAATGGGTTTATCTTTATCTTCAATATTGCTTGTGTACACAGGCGCAAGTATTGCAAGAGTATTTTTTATTACAGCTGCTACTTTTGGTGCAATGAGCATCTATGGCTATACAACAAAAAGAGATTTAACAAAATTTGGTTCTTTTTTGATGATGGGTCTAATTGGTATAATAATAGCTTCATTAGTAAATATTTTTATGAAGTCGTCTATGATGTACTTTGTAATATCTGTATTAGGTGTTCTAATTTTTGTAGGTTTAACAGCTTACGATACGCAAAAAATTAAGAACATGTATGTTGCAAGTGACTCAGGTGAGTTGATGGGTAAGAAAGCTGTAATGGGTGCATTAACACTATACCTAGACTTCATCAACTTAATGATAATGCTTCTAAGACTTTTTGGTCAAAGAAGATAA
- a CDS encoding hypothetical protein (PFAM: conserved hypothetical protein) → MNRNLRLVVNNSNQKQIEEKYFFEKEELKIILDLYAKMVSEGSWRDYGLSISSKQVGFSVFKNAAENALYKICKNFKPKNPNLRYSITDVSGKILKNSYDLKSLLKNTNWKKLQK, encoded by the coding sequence ATGAATAGAAATTTAAGACTTGTAGTAAATAACTCTAATCAAAAACAGATTGAGGAAAAATATTTTTTTGAAAAAGAGGAACTTAAAATTATTTTAGACTTATATGCTAAAATGGTTTCGGAGGGTTCATGGCGTGATTATGGTTTAAGCATTTCCAGCAAGCAGGTAGGTTTTAGTGTTTTTAAAAATGCTGCAGAGAATGCTCTATATAAAATTTGTAAAAATTTTAAGCCAAAAAATCCTAATCTTAGATATTCAATAACAGATGTAAGCGGAAAAATTTTAAAAAATTCTTACGACTTAAAATCTCTCTTAAAAAACACCAATTGGAAAAAACTACAGAAGTAA